The following proteins come from a genomic window of Rhinoraja longicauda isolate Sanriku21f chromosome 4, sRhiLon1.1, whole genome shotgun sequence:
- the sbspon gene encoding somatomedin-B and thrombospondin type-1 domain-containing protein isoform X2, whose protein sequence is MWSKQFILLFVLELVWSLDIAEAGCSEPLKCCDGRNHGCSSTGWRMDRVYGTCYCDEACKSTGDCCYDYIRSCPASPCVVSEWSHWSGCAEQCAPTVRIRRRHIEQEPQNNGDPCPTLEERAGCLDYMDYQGVHCGQYYVPAFISTAKYNNERKKHTLFGDEKMPGYCAEFTIESLSFHCTVENRPFARWMQYLREGYTVCVTCQPPAMNSHNHRCHGDEANANGTRISQWQAVGNSRCRGTWKKFLQLMSATNGY, encoded by the exons ATGTGGAGTAAACAGTTTATTTTGCTTTTCGTGCTCGAACTGGTGTGGTCTTTGGATATTGCTGAAGCAGGGTGCTCCGAACCTCTCAAATGTTGTGATGGCAGGAACCACGGATGCAGCAGCACAGGTTGGAGAATGGACCGAGTTTATGGGACGTGCTACTGCGACGAGGCATGTAAAAGTACTGGTGATTGCTGTTACGATTACATTCGCTCCTGTCCAG CCAGTCCATGTGTAGTGAGTGAATGGAGTCACTGGAGTGGCTGTGCAGAGCAATGTGCACCAACTGTCCGGATTCGACGGCGTCACATTGAGCAAGAACCTCAGAATAATGGAGATCCTTGTCCTACCCTGGAGGAACGAGCAGGCTGCCTGGATTACATGGATTACCAGGGTGTCCACTGTGGACAGTATTATG TACCTGCTTTTATAAGCACAGCAAAATACAATAATGAGAGAAAGAAGCACACTTTGTTTGGGGATGAAAAGATGCCTGG ATATTGTGCAGAGTTTACAATTGAATCGCTGTCCTTCCACTGCACTGTCGAGAATCGTCCATTTGCCAGATGGATGCAGTATCTCCGAGAGGGATACACTGTTTGTGTAACCTGTCAGCCACCGGCCATGAATTCACACAACCATCGTTGTCACGGTGATGAGGCAAATGCTAATGG gaCTCGCATTTCACAGTGGCAAGCAGTGGGTAATTC